The nucleotide window TTTTAGAAATTCTCGGAACATCTCTCGGAATTGCATGAAATTTCCCCTTaggaaattgaaaattgaagaGTGATATCAAAAATCCACGAAAATCACTAAAATAAACGTTGATTTTACATGGGCCATTTAGTTtctgaattaaacgtaaaaaacaaccGAACAAAGTTTTGCGCTAGCAGCAATTTTCTTCCGTTTATTAGCAAAATGATTActtaaatgagaaaatagaTTGGATTTGAATTcaccattcaattttttgtgATAACTGGTAAGATATTGCAAACTTGTTTACAGTAACCTAGTATTATGCAGACTTCGCATTGGAATGTTATCTCAGTGGTTGTTGTATTCATGAAACACATTCTAAGGCTGCTTATAGGGGCTTACctgaagaaatgaaaacattttgtgACAGTCAACAAAAAGTGAAAGTCAAACATACTGTacaattcaaatgttttcttgtCTCTTGTTTGAAAAGTTTTCTTCAGTAATCATGTTTGTTGAATTCAAATTCTCTTCTTATAATAATTTATCTcggtcgtaaaaaaaaattatgatttgttcctgaataattattattatcgaTAGCACACTGCACACAGTTGTCTATATTTTTACCAATGCAACCAAACAACAAAGCACGAAAATCACGAACGAAACGTGTGGTTCCTCAATTGTTTGAAGGTGGATTGTtaactagatggcgttgtagGTTCTCCACAACTACACGACAAAAGTTGCGCGGAACAGTGTCTCGGCTCATTTTTTTCGGGCACAAAAATCTTCCGAAttcataacattttttttacagtgcaAACTTTGTATAGGCGACGGAACAGcgtcattgttttcttcacaTTTCATGGGGGAAAAACTGcaattattatcattattttatgttttgatATAATCTCTGCTTTTTCACCGTTTTCATTTGGCCGTGCTACTGGATGATTCGCGGAAATCATGTTTCTACATTTCCATTGCAAGCGTGACGAAATCCTGTTTTCTGGAAAAGATAATTTAAGTTTAGTTATTGCCATTACAACTAAACATGTTGAAATGTATGTGAGCATAAGGAAGGCACCTAATTGTGATCAAAAGTAAAATATCAAATGACGAATTATGGAAAAAAATCTCCAAATCATAAGAACACATGTGTTGCAATGCCCCATAGTTCACGTTTTTCGTATAAAGGCGATAGGTACAGGAAGAAAATTTATCGTTTTTGCCTGAAGTATTAAGAATGGTTGACTACACCAAGTTTGCAAAATTCTACGTAGCTGTATCAACGCTTGTCGCTCTTGCATGCACTGTGGGTTTTGTAGTAATGGTAGCCACCATGCCCCAATGCCCGCACCTGACCAACTTTAAATGCCCTACGACTGAGGGTCATACCAGCCAACCACTACGCTCTATTGGTCCGTACGGTATAACCCCGCCACTTCTAGATTCAACAGACATCGTTTTGGAAGACTTCGTTACTTCCTTGACCATGTCTGAAGTTTACGAGgctaaaactaaaactaaacaaGGCAGCATCACCAGACGAGAACCGCATGGCAAAAACGTTCCTTTCCCAGACCCCGATAGCATCAACGACGATGGCGAGTTTCCGTCACCTGTAACTTCTGACGCGGGCAATCCTGACGTGAAACCACAACCTGAAACGTCATCCACAACTTCCCCAGAGGCCGACGGTTTCATTGAACAACTGATAAGAAGTCTGTTATCGATGATGAACGATCCTGATTTGCAAAATCTTGAAGATCAACACTTATTAAATATCATGTTGATCAACATTGTTAATGCAACCTATTCCAGACATACACATCGGATGGAAGCCGAAACGGAAGCCATAAGACAAAACACGAGCAACAATGTTCAAAAAATCCGCAAACCCTCGGGTAAAAGTTTTCTTCCATCTTTTCGTGAGAACTTCAGTGATGGAGGAGAAGAGATGGAGAGCGAAAACAAGTCAACAGTGAATATTGCCAAAATGGTGAATGGATTAGCGACGTCTTCCCACGATGGCTATGTGAACAAGGCCGACACCTACAATTTGGACGTGGAAAAGCATTCTAGCGGCACCGAATCAGTTGAGGTCGACGATTCACTCAACGAAATCAACAAGTTTATGTTGGACCTCAACAGAGCGGTGTCCGGAACAGGTTACGCAAACACTGACGATTTATTTAACGAAACCAAAAGCCTAACGTTGGCAATCGAAAGACAGGTGAACAACGGAGTTCAATCAATTCATGATTCTCCTCTGTCTAAAACACTAAAGATTGTCATCGATAAAAGAGTGATTGGAGTTGCTACTCCAGACATCAACGATTCGCTCAACAAAACCGCAATTTTTAAAGTCAACATCAAAAAGGAAGTCAGTGGACAGGGATATTCCGACTCTATCTATTCGTCTGGTGGAGCCGAACTGTTTGAAATATCCATCGAAAAAACAGTAACTGGAATTCCATTTTTGAACACTACAAACCAAGCTATTGACGAGTCACATGTCTTCGAACTCGACATCACCAAGGTAATGGAAGAGATTGCAGCGTCCGATGTTCTCGATGAATTAGACAACgtgaatgcaaattttaacATCAACGTTGAAAGTCAGCTCAATGGGTTGGGACATTCTAATTCTATTGATTCATCTAGTGACGACGATATCTCCGAAATAGACATCCAAAAAACAACGAAGGGAATTGGATTTGCTAACACTAAAACCCAAGCTATTGACGAGGCACATGTCTTCGAACTCGACATCACCAAGGTAATGGAAGAGATAGCAGCGTCCGATGTTCTCGATGAATTAGACAACgtgaatgcaaattttaacATCAACGTTGAAAGTCAGCTCAATGGGTTGGGACATTCTAATTCTATTGATTCATCTAGCGACGACGATATCTCCGAAATAGACATCCAAAAAACAACGAAGGGAATTGGATTTGCTAACACTAAAACCCAAGCTATTGACGAGGCACATGTCTTCGAACTCGACATCACCAAGGTAATGGAAGAGATTGCAGCGTCCGATGTTCTCGATGAATTAGACAACgtgaatgcaaattttaacATCAACATTGAAAGTCAGCTCAATGGGTTGGGACATTCTAATTCTATTGATTCATCTAGTGACGACGATATCTCCGAAATAGACATCCAAAAAACAACGAAGGGAATTGGATTTGCTAACACTAAAACCCAAGCTATTGACGAGGCACAAGTCTTTGAACTCGACATCAGCAAAGAGATGAAAGCAATTGCATCTTTAGATCCTACAGATCACTCTGACAACGTGAACGCCGCTGTAAAAGTTAACATCGAAAAGCAGCTCAATGGTCTTGGACATTCCGATTCGATGAATTCATCTAGTGGAAACCAAATCTCGTATGTAGACATGGAAAAAACAGTGAACGGAATTGGGCTATCCCACGATAACAAAAGTGATAACGACGACACCCACATCTTCAAACTCGATGTCGACAAGGATATGAGGGGGATAGCAAGTTCAGGTGTTTTTTTGTATCCTCATAATAGTACTACCGAGTTAGATGTGGGGAAAACGGCTATTGGCATAGCCTTTTCCAACAACCAGAATGCAGGTGACGTAAGGAACAAAAAGCCAGAGTTAAACCTTCAAAAGCAAGTGGTGGGGATAGCGTCTGCAAATCGCGAACAGCCCAACAATTTTGACAAAGAGATTACGGGAATTAGTTCTTCCTACACCAATAACGAGAACAGCAACGACGCCAACGACCTTAAACTCGACATCGGGAAGGTAATGGAGGGGGTCGCAGCTTCCAATGTTTTCAATGACTCTCATTACCATATGGAGAGAAAAAATGTTGGCGTAGCCTCTTCCAGCACCCGTACCTCAAGTAATGGAAAGACCGTAGAACCGAAGTTATACATTCAGAAGCAAGCGGTGGGTATTGCGGCTGCAAATACGAAACAATCTTCTAGCCACCCAGGCAAAAATCAACATTAACTTGCTTCTATTGATCTAACATACGTGCTTGTACTTCAAGTCTCAAAtacaatgataaaaaaaaagtttaaaacttgttttgtAATTCCTTAAAATAACTTAGACACTGTAGGCATAGCATAGCTTCATATgattgaaacaaacaaacaaaaaatactgaCGCTCGATTAAATGATTTACGCATAGATTCGATTCTCCGGTTTATTTACCGTTACTCAAAGTTGCGGGTTGCCATGATGGATTATCAGACAACTAATCATGCACTCAGAAGGAAAACGTAGAAATAATAATGCTAGTGTCAATGTCGAACCAATTGATTCGATTGACAAAGACAAACATTCAGACGTTGACCATAGATTCAATTTGAAATCGGTCTCATCGCAAACCAgccaaaaaccaaaataacATTCTTCTGTATATTTCGTAAGACCGCAGCCAAAGAAACGAAGGTAAGTAAGAGTTTTATGCAGCGATAAGTACATCGGAATTTAAATTGCGAAATGAAGATAGTAATGTTATCCATCATCTTACACTGCAACgcaaataaaaagcaaaaatgtgCTGTAATCCACAAAATTACATTTCCCCAAATATTGCGTTTTAATGCTCTATGACAGCTGATTGACCGACGAGATGAATATTAATTAACCGGCCCGTTAACTTTTCACGAAATTATAACGGGAAAAAAAGCGTGATAGTAATTCTCATAAAAAAAGTGTCTTAGAATTACCTGAATAATATATCTTTGGCAATTAATCATGAATTTCACCGCACGTTGAATTTCGAACCAGAATTTTATATCTTTACATTAAAAGACAGATTAGAACACTTATAAACCCTCTTTCCCTCCCtcctatttttcttgttttttagGTTACGAAATTAGTCCCGTATACTGGGCTATCTTGCTCTCCACTTTCAGGAAATAGCGGGTCAGTGTGTTCGGTATGAAGTAACTCGTCAAAATTATCAATGTTGGTTGTGCGGGTTTAACGTGAaaagtttaaataaaaaatcttaaGGATATTTACGAATAAAGTATTAGTCTTTTCATTATGCAGTTTATATGATTCcgttttttgaataaaacggaATCATGTTGTCATAGGTTGTTTTAGATATGACTGTGATTCTCTTACCCAGGGTAATTTCTGATCCATGAAAGGATGCTCCACAAAATGGCATTATACAATAGGTCTAAAGACCAGTAGACCTCCAGTAAGACTGAAGAATaaggtaagaaaaattttcacaATCAAGTCCaagaaaatttaataattttctCATTCTATATAGAACGGATTTGCTGTTTCCCCAACTATTGATTCTGCTTATCCTCGCACAAACTTGTGAGCTTACATAATCAAAAATGACCCGTCTGTAAAATATCGATTAGACAAGGGAAGTTCTGCGCCGCCGCACAATATTTTATCGGCTTGTAATACTGAGAGAAAGGTGCCGAGTGTCTTCCAAGCATTGCTTTTCTCTCTGACCATCCCCTGTACAAACAAAATTTACTTGGTGGCCTTCGATAGGCTTTTTGAAAAACGTGAATTTGTGACGCTTGAGGAAAAGAATGGAGAACCGATGGAACCAGCTGACAGAAAAATTGATATCTTCGCCGAGCGTGAGAGAAAAATGGTGGAATCGGATTTGTCTAGCGCTCACTGGTGACGAAGGGCGGAGGCACTATTACAACCTGGAAAACTTGGAAAAGCGTTTCGTATTGTTTGACGAAATCCTTCATCGGCTTTCTAATCCAACTGCTGTAGCTTTAGCCATGTTTCTGCAGCAGTAAGTTTATCATCAATTTATTAAGTACAGCAAATCACGTGATGTATACCTTTTCTTGCCCGAATAACTCTTTACGAGTTCATGAGAATTATGTCATTTTCGTTTGGATTGAATCTGTTCTTACTTGCGTACTATTTAAGCTTGCATTACGACCCCCGCATTCCTGGGATATCAGAGGAACTTACTCTGGCAACTCTCGAAGAATTCATTATGGATGCAGAGCAAGCGGTAGTTGTTAG belongs to Daphnia magna isolate NIES linkage group LG1, ASM2063170v1.1, whole genome shotgun sequence and includes:
- the LOC123467389 gene encoding uncharacterized protein LOC123467389 produces the protein MVDYTKFAKFYVAVSTLVALACTVGFVVMVATMPQCPHLTNFKCPTTEGHTSQPLRSIGPYGITPPLLDSTDIVLEDFVTSLTMSEVYEAKTKTKQGSITRREPHGKNVPFPDPDSINDDGEFPSPVTSDAGNPDVKPQPETSSTTSPEADGFIEQLIRSLLSMMNDPDLQNLEDQHLLNIMLINIVNATYSRHTHRMEAETEAIRQNTSNNVQKIRKPSGKSFLPSFRENFSDGGEEMESENKSTVNIAKMVNGLATSSHDGYVNKADTYNLDVEKHSSGTESVEVDDSLNEINKFMLDLNRAVSGTGYANTDDLFNETKSLTLAIERQVNNGVQSIHDSPLSKTLKIVIDKRVIGVATPDINDSLNKTAIFKVNIKKEVSGQGYSDSIYSSGGAELFEISIEKTVTGIPFLNTTNQAIDESHVFELDITKVMEEIAASDVLDELDNVNANFNINVESQLNGLGHSNSIDSSSDDDISEIDIQKTTKGIGFANTKTQAIDEAHVFELDITKVMEEIAASDVLDELDNVNANFNINVESQLNGLGHSNSIDSSSDDDISEIDIQKTTKGIGFANTKTQAIDEAHVFELDITKVMEEIAASDVLDELDNVNANFNINIESQLNGLGHSNSIDSSSDDDISEIDIQKTTKGIGFANTKTQAIDEAQVFELDISKEMKAIASLDPTDHSDNVNAAVKVNIEKQLNGLGHSDSMNSSSGNQISYVDMEKTVNGIGLSHDNKSDNDDTHIFKLDVDKDMRGIASSGVFLYPHNSTTELDVGKTAIGIAFSNNQNAGDVRNKKPELNLQKQVVGIASANREQPNNFDKEITGISSSYTNNENSNDANDLKLDIGKVMEGVAASNVFNDSHYHMERKNVGVASSSTRTSSNGKTVEPKLYIQKQAVGIAAANTKQSSSHPGKNQH